One Thermoanaerobacter pseudethanolicus ATCC 33223 DNA window includes the following coding sequences:
- a CDS encoding FAD-dependent oxidoreductase, whose amino-acid sequence MVKVVVIGGGWAGCAAALTARKAGAEVVLLEKTDMLLGCGLVGGIMRNNGRYTAAEELIYLGGNELIEITDKAARHINVKFPGHAHASLYDVTMVEPMIRETLLEKGVTIKLMARATDVVMENSKRIKGIVLADDTIEYGDVFIETTGSTGPMGNCLRYGNGCAMCILRCPSFGPRISISYRAGVEDLLGMRADEVYGAFSGSCKLNKESLSKEIREKLERDGVVVLPVPKEDINMEKLNLKVCQQYALPEYAENVILLDTGYVKLMTPFYPLEKLRKIPGLERARYDDPYSGGKANSVRYLSMAPRDNTMKVIGLDNLLCAGEKSGLFTGHTEAMVTGCLAGHNSVRLALGMPLLELPRNLASGDLIAYANESIKTKEGLKKRYTFAGAEYFERMKQLGLYTTDTNLIKERIMRNNLLKIYDEKLV is encoded by the coding sequence ATGGTTAAGGTTGTTGTAATAGGTGGAGGTTGGGCTGGTTGTGCAGCTGCTTTAACAGCTCGAAAAGCAGGAGCAGAAGTAGTGCTTTTAGAAAAGACTGATATGCTTTTGGGATGTGGACTTGTGGGAGGCATAATGAGAAATAACGGGAGGTATACTGCTGCAGAAGAACTTATATATTTAGGAGGAAATGAACTTATTGAAATAACAGACAAGGCAGCAAGACATATAAATGTAAAATTCCCTGGTCATGCTCATGCAAGTCTGTATGATGTGACAATGGTGGAACCAATGATTAGAGAGACGTTACTTGAAAAAGGTGTTACTATTAAATTGATGGCGAGGGCTACAGATGTGGTAATGGAAAACAGCAAAAGAATAAAAGGAATAGTTTTAGCAGATGATACTATAGAGTATGGAGATGTTTTTATAGAGACTACTGGTTCTACAGGACCTATGGGTAATTGCCTAAGATATGGAAACGGATGTGCTATGTGTATTTTAAGATGTCCTTCTTTTGGCCCTCGAATTAGCATAAGTTATAGGGCAGGTGTAGAAGACCTTTTAGGAATGAGGGCAGATGAAGTTTATGGTGCTTTTAGTGGTTCATGTAAATTAAATAAAGAATCTTTAAGCAAAGAGATAAGAGAAAAGTTAGAAAGAGATGGAGTAGTAGTATTGCCTGTGCCTAAAGAAGATATTAACATGGAAAAATTGAATTTGAAGGTGTGTCAACAATATGCATTGCCAGAATACGCGGAAAATGTTATACTATTAGATACTGGTTATGTAAAGCTCATGACTCCTTTTTATCCATTAGAAAAACTTAGAAAAATTCCGGGCTTAGAAAGAGCACGTTATGATGACCCTTATTCTGGAGGAAAAGCTAATTCTGTAAGATATTTGTCAATGGCACCACGAGATAATACAATGAAAGTTATAGGTTTAGATAATTTATTATGTGCAGGAGAGAAGTCTGGCTTGTTTACTGGGCATACTGAGGCAATGGTGACAGGATGTCTTGCTGGACATAACAGTGTAAGATTAGCTCTTGGCATGCCTCTTTTGGAGTTACCGAGGAATTTAGCTTCTGGTGATTTGATAGCATATGCTAATGAAAGCATAAAGACGAAAGAAGGCTTGAAAAAGAGGTATACTTTTGCAGGGGCAGAATATTTTGAGAGGATGAAACAATTAGGCCTTTATACTACTGATACCAACTTGATAAAAGAAAGGATCATGAGAAATAATTTATTAAAAATTTATGACGAAAAACTTGTATAA
- a CDS encoding sulfide/dihydroorotate dehydrogenase-like FAD/NAD-binding protein, which produces MANRLECIDAGTDYCPCYLAELNECIVCSQLQGKNFCDCNWRGVCIFQEFVWAGYKAKATRSTIFSKVLKREEINEEVIILTLKVPNKMARDLNEPGSFVFLRGISSPPFFDTPMSVMYADELEGIIKIAIQVSGPKTKLIQKAEEGEEVYLRGPYWNGLLGYRYIKGTHNSKALVVLRGIAQAPGVIVISKLINNKNKVIAIVDKGKVGVNFINDYLKEFNITIIEADLLSEEGQRILKELIKDKEITVVYSGGSDEQHVNILNYLDLYNQEAYLAVSNNNTICCGEGICGCCEVQIGDQKVRTCKVQVDIRKALERKMLHG; this is translated from the coding sequence TTGGCAAATAGATTAGAATGCATTGACGCAGGTACCGATTATTGCCCTTGCTATTTGGCTGAATTAAATGAGTGCATAGTATGTTCACAACTTCAAGGGAAAAATTTTTGCGATTGTAATTGGCGAGGAGTTTGTATTTTTCAGGAATTTGTTTGGGCAGGATACAAGGCTAAAGCTACCCGCAGCACGATTTTTTCTAAAGTATTAAAAAGGGAAGAAATTAACGAAGAAGTTATAATTTTGACTCTTAAAGTACCAAATAAGATGGCACGAGATTTGAATGAACCAGGTTCTTTTGTTTTTTTAAGAGGAATTTCAAGCCCACCTTTTTTTGATACTCCAATGTCAGTAATGTATGCAGACGAGCTTGAAGGAATAATCAAGATAGCTATACAAGTAAGCGGTCCAAAGACAAAATTGATTCAAAAAGCTGAGGAAGGAGAAGAGGTCTATTTAAGAGGGCCTTATTGGAATGGACTTTTAGGTTATAGGTATATTAAAGGAACTCACAATTCTAAGGCTTTAGTTGTTTTGAGAGGAATTGCACAAGCTCCGGGGGTAATTGTTATTTCAAAACTAATAAACAACAAAAACAAAGTTATTGCTATTGTAGACAAGGGAAAAGTAGGAGTGAATTTTATAAATGACTATTTGAAAGAGTTTAATATAACGATAATTGAAGCAGACCTTTTAAGTGAGGAAGGACAAAGAATTTTAAAGGAGTTAATTAAAGATAAAGAGATAACGGTTGTATATAGTGGAGGTTCTGATGAACAGCATGTGAATATTTTAAATTATTTGGACTTATATAATCAAGAAGCCTATTTAGCGGTTTCAAACAATAATACCATATGCTGTGGTGAAGGAATATGTGGTTGTTGTGAAGTTCAGATAGGAGACCAAAAAGTAAGAACCTGTAAGGTTCAAGTGGATATTAGAAAAGCTTTGGAAAGGAAGATGTTACATGGTTAA